One Engystomops pustulosus chromosome 7, aEngPut4.maternal, whole genome shotgun sequence DNA window includes the following coding sequences:
- the LOC140068676 gene encoding olfactory receptor 5V1-like: protein METSNQTSQRGFILLGLSDVPHLQIIFFCLFLIMYLITLSGNVLLIIVVLINSKLHTPMYFFLSNLSMIDICFSSTIVPRILMNTLSKDRSISLVGCALQMYFHMALGGAECIILAVMAYDRFVAICRPLHYQIIINKKMCLGLASIAWGVGFGGVSVHVTLTFQLPFCKSHHVNHFFCEMPPFFKLSCKDTRFNEIVMFVAALIVVLFAFFLTLISYIRIISTIFKTISAQGRDKAFSTCASHLTVVSMYFGPSIFMYLKPHSAQSPKIDRVMSIVYTVVTPMLNPIIYSMRNKDVKNTIKTKLCKLPNH, encoded by the coding sequence ATGGAAACCTCAAACCAAACCTCTCAAAGAGGATTCATCCTTCTTGGATTGTCTGATGTCCCACATCTCCAGATCATCTTCTTTTGCCTGTTCTTGATCATGTATCTGATAACATTGTCAGGAAATGTTCTACTGATCATTGTGGTGTTGATAAACTCAAAGCTTCACACTCCTATGTATTTCTTCCTGAGTAATCTCTCCATGATTGACATCTGTTTCTCTTCCACCATTGTGCCGAGAATTCTAATGAATACTCTGTCCAAGGACAGGAGTATTTCTCTGGTGGGATGTGCACTACAAATGTATTTCCATATGGCTTTGGGAGGCGCAGAGTGCATCATTCTTGCTGTCATGGCCTACGATCGATTTGTAGCCATTTGTAGACCATTGCACTACCAAATCATCATTAATAAGAAGATGTGTCTTGGTTTAGCTTCCATAGCATGGGGTGTGGGCTTCGGGGGTGTCAGTGTTCATGTAACCCTTACTTTCCAGCTGCCATTTTGCAAATCCCATCACGTCAACCACTTCTTCTGTGAGATGCCGCCATTTTTCAAACTTTCCTGCAAAGATACTCGTTTCAATGAAATAGTCATGTTTGTGGCAGCGCTGATCGTTGTCTTGTTTGCTTTCTTCTTGACATTAATTTCATATATCCGTATCATCTCGACCATCTTTAAGACAATATCTGCACAAGGGAGGGATAAAGCTTTCTCCACATGTGCCTCCCATCTTACAGTCGTGTCTATGTACTTTGGGCCAAGTATATTTATGTATCTGAAACCTCACTCCGCACAATCTCCTAAGATTGACAGGGTCATGtccattgtatatacagtggtGACACCAATGTTGAATCCCATTATCTACAGCATGAGGAACAAAGAtgttaaaaatacaattaaaactaaATTATGTAAGCTACCAAACCATTAA